The following coding sequences are from one Capsicum annuum cultivar UCD-10X-F1 chromosome 3, UCD10Xv1.1, whole genome shotgun sequence window:
- the LOC107855971 gene encoding peptidyl-prolyl cis-trans isomerase FKBP20-2, chloroplastic isoform X6 — translation MQHQQRRQYYCLLSHFDCILKKSTFHCCLGATFQDKRVKEQKVNILHYEDNMKRRSLLFFLITSGISPALPAFGKTKSKNPYDERRLLEQNKRIQRENNAPEEFPSFVREGFTVKVVTSDNYVKRDSGLILWDFAVGEGDCPKDGQQVTFHYVGYNESGRRIDSTYLQGSPAKIRMGTKALVPGFEEGIRDMRPGGKRRIIIPPELGPPVGPSTFFSSKQFEVFDVELLDVQDCKRRTIGFYSDVVCN, via the exons ATGCAACACCAACAACGAAGGCAATATTATTGTCTCCTCTCCCATTTTGATTGTATCTTAAAG AAGTCAACATTCCACTGCTGCTTAGGTGCCACATTCCAAGATAAAAG GGTTAAGGAACAGAAAGTAAATATATTGCATTATGAGGACAATATGAAGCGCAGATCTCTCCTGTTTTTTCTGATTACATCCGGCATATCTCCTGCTCTCCCAGCTTTTGGGAAAACAAAGAGCAAAAACCCGTATGATGAAAGACGCTTACTAGAGCAGAACAAACGGATCCAGAGAGAAAATAATGCCCCTGAAGAGTTTCCCAGTTTCGTCAGAGAAG GTTTTACAGTTAAAGTAGTAACGTCCGATAACTATGTAAAGCGTGATTCTGGTCTTATATTGTGGGATTTTGCTGTTGGTGAAGGTGATTGCCCAAAGGATGGTCAACAG GTGACTTTCCACTATGTTGGTTATAACGAGTCTGGACGTCGTATTGACAGCACATATCTACAAGGTTCTCCTGCAAAAATTCGGATGGGCACTAAAGCATTGGTCCCAG GTTTTGAGGAAGGAATTAGAGACATGAGACCTGGGGGCAAAAGGAGGATAATCATACCTCCAGAACTAGGACCTCCG GTTGGGCCTTCAACATTTTTTAGCTCAAAACAGTTTGAAGTTTTTGACGTGGAATTGCTAGACGTCCAAGACTGCAAGCGTAGGACAATTGGCTTTTACTCTGATGTTGTTTGCAATTGA
- the LOC124896827 gene encoding uncharacterized protein LOC124896827 has product MYTKCKPPAQVNYMLNTDCAAEGSSMNQYQFGLRGVFRNYKEEWVLGFHGNCTATDVLEGEAHALLLGLRLAHQNNLFPLEIGIDSQQLVQLLDPDADSNSTLISDCRYLLGVLDSPLLHHLFREQDQLADELARLPSIASTTTLFWTPP; this is encoded by the coding sequence ATGTATACCAAGTGTAAACCTCCTGCACAAGTAAACTACATGCTCAATACTGACTGTGCCGCCGAGGGTTCATCTATGAATCAATACCAATTTGGTCTAAGGGGCGTCTTCAGAAATTATAAAGAAGAATGGGtattaggctttcatggtaattGCACTGCTACAGACGTTCTGGAAGGAGAAGCCCACGCCTTGTTACTAGGACTCCGGCTAGCCCACCAGAACAACCTTTTTCCACTAGAAATTGGGATAGATTCTCAACAACTAGTTCAACTACTTGATCCTGATGCAGATTCTAACTCTACTTTGATATCTGATTGCAGGTACCTCCTGGGCGTACTGGATAGTCCCTTGCTGCACCACCTTTTCAGAGAGCAGGACCAGTTAGCTGACGAATTAGCTAGATTACCTAGTATAGCCTCTACTACTACGTTGTTTTGGACTCCACCATAG
- the LOC107855971 gene encoding peptidyl-prolyl cis-trans isomerase FKBP20-2, chloroplastic isoform X2 has translation MLLSSSFLVSHISFPSCCHTAQSFPIQKSTFHCCLGATFQDKRVKEQKVNILHYEDNMKRRSLLFFLITSGISPALPAFGKTKSKNPYDERRLLEQNKRIQRENNAPEEFPSFVREGFTVKVVTSDNYVKRDSGLILWDFAVGEGDCPKDGQQLSSPRLIHGIPGTSHQQQVTFHYVGYNESGRRIDSTYLQGSPAKIRMGTKALVPGFEEGIRDMRPGGKRRIIIPPELGPPVGPSTFFSSKQFEVFDVELLDVQDCKRRTIGFYSDVVCN, from the exons ATGCTTCTGAGCTCTTCATTTCTTGTGTCCCACATTTCTTTTCCAT CTTGTTGTCATACAGCTCAATCTTTTCCAATACAGAAGTCAACATTCCACTGCTGCTTAGGTGCCACATTCCAAGATAAAAG GGTTAAGGAACAGAAAGTAAATATATTGCATTATGAGGACAATATGAAGCGCAGATCTCTCCTGTTTTTTCTGATTACATCCGGCATATCTCCTGCTCTCCCAGCTTTTGGGAAAACAAAGAGCAAAAACCCGTATGATGAAAGACGCTTACTAGAGCAGAACAAACGGATCCAGAGAGAAAATAATGCCCCTGAAGAGTTTCCCAGTTTCGTCAGAGAAG GTTTTACAGTTAAAGTAGTAACGTCCGATAACTATGTAAAGCGTGATTCTGGTCTTATATTGTGGGATTTTGCTGTTGGTGAAGGTGATTGCCCAAAGGATGGTCAACAG cTTAGCTCACCACGACTAATCCACGGGATACCTggcacctcccaccagcaacag GTGACTTTCCACTATGTTGGTTATAACGAGTCTGGACGTCGTATTGACAGCACATATCTACAAGGTTCTCCTGCAAAAATTCGGATGGGCACTAAAGCATTGGTCCCAG GTTTTGAGGAAGGAATTAGAGACATGAGACCTGGGGGCAAAAGGAGGATAATCATACCTCCAGAACTAGGACCTCCG GTTGGGCCTTCAACATTTTTTAGCTCAAAACAGTTTGAAGTTTTTGACGTGGAATTGCTAGACGTCCAAGACTGCAAGCGTAGGACAATTGGCTTTTACTCTGATGTTGTTTGCAATTGA
- the LOC107855971 gene encoding peptidyl-prolyl cis-trans isomerase FKBP20-2, chloroplastic isoform X3 gives MQHQQRRQYYCLLSHFDCILKKSTFHCCLGATFQDKRVKEQKVNILHYEDNMKRRSLLFFLITSGISPALPAFGKTKSKNPYDERRLLEQNKRIQRENNAPEEFPSFVREGFTVKVVTSDNYVKRDSGLILWDFAVGEGDCPKDGQQLSSPRLIHGIPGTSHQQQVTFHYVGYNESGRRIDSTYLQGSPAKIRMGTKALVPGFEEGIRDMRPGGKRRIIIPPELGPPVGPSTFFSSKQFEVFDVELLDVQDCKRRTIGFYSDVVCN, from the exons ATGCAACACCAACAACGAAGGCAATATTATTGTCTCCTCTCCCATTTTGATTGTATCTTAAAG AAGTCAACATTCCACTGCTGCTTAGGTGCCACATTCCAAGATAAAAG GGTTAAGGAACAGAAAGTAAATATATTGCATTATGAGGACAATATGAAGCGCAGATCTCTCCTGTTTTTTCTGATTACATCCGGCATATCTCCTGCTCTCCCAGCTTTTGGGAAAACAAAGAGCAAAAACCCGTATGATGAAAGACGCTTACTAGAGCAGAACAAACGGATCCAGAGAGAAAATAATGCCCCTGAAGAGTTTCCCAGTTTCGTCAGAGAAG GTTTTACAGTTAAAGTAGTAACGTCCGATAACTATGTAAAGCGTGATTCTGGTCTTATATTGTGGGATTTTGCTGTTGGTGAAGGTGATTGCCCAAAGGATGGTCAACAG cTTAGCTCACCACGACTAATCCACGGGATACCTggcacctcccaccagcaacag GTGACTTTCCACTATGTTGGTTATAACGAGTCTGGACGTCGTATTGACAGCACATATCTACAAGGTTCTCCTGCAAAAATTCGGATGGGCACTAAAGCATTGGTCCCAG GTTTTGAGGAAGGAATTAGAGACATGAGACCTGGGGGCAAAAGGAGGATAATCATACCTCCAGAACTAGGACCTCCG GTTGGGCCTTCAACATTTTTTAGCTCAAAACAGTTTGAAGTTTTTGACGTGGAATTGCTAGACGTCCAAGACTGCAAGCGTAGGACAATTGGCTTTTACTCTGATGTTGTTTGCAATTGA
- the LOC107855971 gene encoding peptidyl-prolyl cis-trans isomerase FKBP20-2, chloroplastic isoform X4 — protein sequence MLLSSSFLVSHISFPYTLSACCHTAQSFPIQKSTFHCCLGATFQDKRVKEQKVNILHYEDNMKRRSLLFFLITSGISPALPAFGKTKSKNPYDERRLLEQNKRIQRENNAPEEFPSFVREGFTVKVVTSDNYVKRDSGLILWDFAVGEGDCPKDGQQVTFHYVGYNESGRRIDSTYLQGSPAKIRMGTKALVPGFEEGIRDMRPGGKRRIIIPPELGPPVGPSTFFSSKQFEVFDVELLDVQDCKRRTIGFYSDVVCN from the exons ATGCTTCTGAGCTCTTCATTTCTTGTGTCCCACATTTCTTTTCCAT ATACTCTATCAGCTTGTTGTCATACAGCTCAATCTTTTCCAATACAGAAGTCAACATTCCACTGCTGCTTAGGTGCCACATTCCAAGATAAAAG GGTTAAGGAACAGAAAGTAAATATATTGCATTATGAGGACAATATGAAGCGCAGATCTCTCCTGTTTTTTCTGATTACATCCGGCATATCTCCTGCTCTCCCAGCTTTTGGGAAAACAAAGAGCAAAAACCCGTATGATGAAAGACGCTTACTAGAGCAGAACAAACGGATCCAGAGAGAAAATAATGCCCCTGAAGAGTTTCCCAGTTTCGTCAGAGAAG GTTTTACAGTTAAAGTAGTAACGTCCGATAACTATGTAAAGCGTGATTCTGGTCTTATATTGTGGGATTTTGCTGTTGGTGAAGGTGATTGCCCAAAGGATGGTCAACAG GTGACTTTCCACTATGTTGGTTATAACGAGTCTGGACGTCGTATTGACAGCACATATCTACAAGGTTCTCCTGCAAAAATTCGGATGGGCACTAAAGCATTGGTCCCAG GTTTTGAGGAAGGAATTAGAGACATGAGACCTGGGGGCAAAAGGAGGATAATCATACCTCCAGAACTAGGACCTCCG GTTGGGCCTTCAACATTTTTTAGCTCAAAACAGTTTGAAGTTTTTGACGTGGAATTGCTAGACGTCCAAGACTGCAAGCGTAGGACAATTGGCTTTTACTCTGATGTTGTTTGCAATTGA
- the LOC107855971 gene encoding peptidyl-prolyl cis-trans isomerase FKBP20-2, chloroplastic isoform X1, which translates to MLLSSSFLVSHISFPYTLSACCHTAQSFPIQKSTFHCCLGATFQDKRVKEQKVNILHYEDNMKRRSLLFFLITSGISPALPAFGKTKSKNPYDERRLLEQNKRIQRENNAPEEFPSFVREGFTVKVVTSDNYVKRDSGLILWDFAVGEGDCPKDGQQLSSPRLIHGIPGTSHQQQVTFHYVGYNESGRRIDSTYLQGSPAKIRMGTKALVPGFEEGIRDMRPGGKRRIIIPPELGPPVGPSTFFSSKQFEVFDVELLDVQDCKRRTIGFYSDVVCN; encoded by the exons ATGCTTCTGAGCTCTTCATTTCTTGTGTCCCACATTTCTTTTCCAT ATACTCTATCAGCTTGTTGTCATACAGCTCAATCTTTTCCAATACAGAAGTCAACATTCCACTGCTGCTTAGGTGCCACATTCCAAGATAAAAG GGTTAAGGAACAGAAAGTAAATATATTGCATTATGAGGACAATATGAAGCGCAGATCTCTCCTGTTTTTTCTGATTACATCCGGCATATCTCCTGCTCTCCCAGCTTTTGGGAAAACAAAGAGCAAAAACCCGTATGATGAAAGACGCTTACTAGAGCAGAACAAACGGATCCAGAGAGAAAATAATGCCCCTGAAGAGTTTCCCAGTTTCGTCAGAGAAG GTTTTACAGTTAAAGTAGTAACGTCCGATAACTATGTAAAGCGTGATTCTGGTCTTATATTGTGGGATTTTGCTGTTGGTGAAGGTGATTGCCCAAAGGATGGTCAACAG cTTAGCTCACCACGACTAATCCACGGGATACCTggcacctcccaccagcaacag GTGACTTTCCACTATGTTGGTTATAACGAGTCTGGACGTCGTATTGACAGCACATATCTACAAGGTTCTCCTGCAAAAATTCGGATGGGCACTAAAGCATTGGTCCCAG GTTTTGAGGAAGGAATTAGAGACATGAGACCTGGGGGCAAAAGGAGGATAATCATACCTCCAGAACTAGGACCTCCG GTTGGGCCTTCAACATTTTTTAGCTCAAAACAGTTTGAAGTTTTTGACGTGGAATTGCTAGACGTCCAAGACTGCAAGCGTAGGACAATTGGCTTTTACTCTGATGTTGTTTGCAATTGA
- the LOC107855971 gene encoding peptidyl-prolyl cis-trans isomerase FKBP20-2, chloroplastic isoform X7: protein MKRRSLLFFLITSGISPALPAFGKTKSKNPYDERRLLEQNKRIQRENNAPEEFPSFVREGFTVKVVTSDNYVKRDSGLILWDFAVGEGDCPKDGQQLSSPRLIHGIPGTSHQQQVTFHYVGYNESGRRIDSTYLQGSPAKIRMGTKALVPGFEEGIRDMRPGGKRRIIIPPELGPPVGPSTFFSSKQFEVFDVELLDVQDCKRRTIGFYSDVVCN, encoded by the exons ATGAAGCGCAGATCTCTCCTGTTTTTTCTGATTACATCCGGCATATCTCCTGCTCTCCCAGCTTTTGGGAAAACAAAGAGCAAAAACCCGTATGATGAAAGACGCTTACTAGAGCAGAACAAACGGATCCAGAGAGAAAATAATGCCCCTGAAGAGTTTCCCAGTTTCGTCAGAGAAG GTTTTACAGTTAAAGTAGTAACGTCCGATAACTATGTAAAGCGTGATTCTGGTCTTATATTGTGGGATTTTGCTGTTGGTGAAGGTGATTGCCCAAAGGATGGTCAACAG cTTAGCTCACCACGACTAATCCACGGGATACCTggcacctcccaccagcaacag GTGACTTTCCACTATGTTGGTTATAACGAGTCTGGACGTCGTATTGACAGCACATATCTACAAGGTTCTCCTGCAAAAATTCGGATGGGCACTAAAGCATTGGTCCCAG GTTTTGAGGAAGGAATTAGAGACATGAGACCTGGGGGCAAAAGGAGGATAATCATACCTCCAGAACTAGGACCTCCG GTTGGGCCTTCAACATTTTTTAGCTCAAAACAGTTTGAAGTTTTTGACGTGGAATTGCTAGACGTCCAAGACTGCAAGCGTAGGACAATTGGCTTTTACTCTGATGTTGTTTGCAATTGA
- the LOC107855971 gene encoding peptidyl-prolyl cis-trans isomerase FKBP20-2, chloroplastic isoform X5: MLLSSSFLVSHISFPSCCHTAQSFPIQKSTFHCCLGATFQDKRVKEQKVNILHYEDNMKRRSLLFFLITSGISPALPAFGKTKSKNPYDERRLLEQNKRIQRENNAPEEFPSFVREGFTVKVVTSDNYVKRDSGLILWDFAVGEGDCPKDGQQVTFHYVGYNESGRRIDSTYLQGSPAKIRMGTKALVPGFEEGIRDMRPGGKRRIIIPPELGPPVGPSTFFSSKQFEVFDVELLDVQDCKRRTIGFYSDVVCN; this comes from the exons ATGCTTCTGAGCTCTTCATTTCTTGTGTCCCACATTTCTTTTCCAT CTTGTTGTCATACAGCTCAATCTTTTCCAATACAGAAGTCAACATTCCACTGCTGCTTAGGTGCCACATTCCAAGATAAAAG GGTTAAGGAACAGAAAGTAAATATATTGCATTATGAGGACAATATGAAGCGCAGATCTCTCCTGTTTTTTCTGATTACATCCGGCATATCTCCTGCTCTCCCAGCTTTTGGGAAAACAAAGAGCAAAAACCCGTATGATGAAAGACGCTTACTAGAGCAGAACAAACGGATCCAGAGAGAAAATAATGCCCCTGAAGAGTTTCCCAGTTTCGTCAGAGAAG GTTTTACAGTTAAAGTAGTAACGTCCGATAACTATGTAAAGCGTGATTCTGGTCTTATATTGTGGGATTTTGCTGTTGGTGAAGGTGATTGCCCAAAGGATGGTCAACAG GTGACTTTCCACTATGTTGGTTATAACGAGTCTGGACGTCGTATTGACAGCACATATCTACAAGGTTCTCCTGCAAAAATTCGGATGGGCACTAAAGCATTGGTCCCAG GTTTTGAGGAAGGAATTAGAGACATGAGACCTGGGGGCAAAAGGAGGATAATCATACCTCCAGAACTAGGACCTCCG GTTGGGCCTTCAACATTTTTTAGCTCAAAACAGTTTGAAGTTTTTGACGTGGAATTGCTAGACGTCCAAGACTGCAAGCGTAGGACAATTGGCTTTTACTCTGATGTTGTTTGCAATTGA